TTATTTCATGCTCAAATCCCATTCCATATGAAAGACCACTGCAGCCTCCACCTTTAACACCAACACGAAGATACGCATTTTCCTCTTCATGTTCTTTCATCATATCTTTTATCTGATAAGCAGCAGCTTCTGTAATTTTGACAATTTCACTCATCTGAATACCTCCTTGCTTTATGTGAAAGGATCATACTACTAGTATACAACTATTGTATGTGTTCACTCAAATAATTGAAACGATAGATTATTTAATATAAAAGGTTCCAGTACATATGACTTCTGCAGGACCTGTCATTAAAACATTTCCTTCATTTGTCCAATTAATCATAAGATCTCCTCCAGCGAGGTGCACAACAGTTTCTTCTCCTTGATTTGTATGTTTGTTTAACACGGAAGACACAACTGCTGCACAAGCTCCTGTACCACATGCCTGTGTAACACCAGACCCTCTCTCCCAGACTCGAAAATGCAATTCATTTTTGGAAACAACCTCTACAAACTCTACATTTACTCCTTCAGGAAAACGAGGATCTTTTTCAACGATAGGACCAAGTGATGTAACAGGTGCTTGAGTTATATCATCCACATAGAAAATAATATGAGGATTCCCCATTGAAACAGCTGTTACATCATATTGTTGCCCTGAGAATTCGATTGATTCTGATATGGTTTGTTCAGAACCCTCACCTTCCATTGGTATCTCTGCTTTAGATAAACGCGGTGATCCCATATCAACTGTTACGAGGTTTACTCGGTTTTCCTCAACATGAATAGTTGCTTCAACAAGACCTGACAATGTTTCAATTTTAAATGTTTTCTCTTTTACTAAATTATGCTCAAAGGCGTACTTAGCAACACATCTTAATCCATTTCCGCAATTCTTTCCTTCTGAGCCATCATTATTAAAGATTCTCATTTTAACTTCCGCTTTATC
This genomic stretch from Metabacillus sp. B2-18 harbors:
- the dapF gene encoding diaminopimelate epimerase; the protein is MNSFQFTKMHGLGNNYIYVNTFEEKLEEGQLSDIARQVSNVYTGIGSDGLILICPSDKAEVKMRIFNNDGSEGKNCGNGLRCVAKYAFEHNLVKEKTFKIETLSGLVEATIHVEENRVNLVTVDMGSPRLSKAEIPMEGEGSEQTISESIEFSGQQYDVTAVSMGNPHIIFYVDDITQAPVTSLGPIVEKDPRFPEGVNVEFVEVVSKNELHFRVWERGSGVTQACGTGACAAVVSSVLNKHTNQGEETVVHLAGGDLMINWTNEGNVLMTGPAEVICTGTFYIK